The DNA sequence ATATCTTTCTCTTTCTTATATTTCTTCCAAGTATCGCATATATCACCAGCCCAACTCCTGGCAATAGTAAAAAAATCAATAGCCATGCCATAGTTTTAGCCGGGTCTCTATTTTGAAGTATTATATTCATAGATACTATAATGCTTGCTATATATGAAATTGATACATAGCTCAAAATAAATATGTCTAAAACACTCATGCTACCTCCTTAAGTTATCTTCCTATGCCTAACTCTCTAGCATAATAAAACAAATATTGTTGTGCAAAACCTGATAAATCTCCAAACTTATCTATTGCATACTTTCTTATTTTAGGTAAACTCATATCGTCTTCTACATAAAATTCTTGCATAACCCTTTTAACCCAAACATCAACTGGGAAGGTATCATACTTTTGCATTCCAAATAATGCGATGCAGTCCCCAACTTTAGGTCCTATACCATTAAACTTAAGTAGTTCTTTTATGCAGTCTTCTGTACTTAAATTTCTATAACTATAAACATCATCATTATTTTTAATAACTTCTTCTGTCGTAGATTTTATATATTTATCCCTAAATCCAGTAGAACAAGCTCTAATTTCTTCTATTGATGCTTTACTTAATTGTTGTGGAGTTGGAAAATCATAATAATCTTCGCCTTCATAGCTACCTATATAAGTTCCATATTCTCTTGATAAATTTTTTATAGCTTTTTGTATCATAGGAATTCTATTATTAGATGATATTATAAATGATATTATCATCTCCCAAGGATCTTGACGTAATAATCTTATACCCCAACCAAATTCTGTAGCCTTTTCTAAATACTCATCCATATTTCTTAATTCATTTTTTATTTTTGAATAATCTGTATCTAAATCAAAATAATCTTTCCATATGTTGTTAAAGTCCTCTAAATTAGTATTCTTTAAATAAATCGTATCTCCTTCTCTAGATACATTTATAACTCTTCCTTTTGCCACACCAGTATATGATCCATCACCTTGATCCTTCCACCTAAAGCATTGCCCACATTCAAATATATGCTTTGGATCAAAATCCGATACTCCTTCTAAAATCACTTTATTATCTTTTTCATATATTTTCATATTTTATTCTCCCTTGATTAAAGTTTATACATTTAATTTTACCCATATTTCATTAAAATTAAATTAACTTTTTCAATACAAATTTAATTTAAAAAGTCTAGAGTAGAATTGATAAATTTTTTTTGTTAAAATACAGGAAACATTATTTTTTTTAGAAGGTGATTATATGAATAATAGAGGTGTGTTTATAGCTATCGAGGGCCCTATAGGTGTGGGGAAAACAACTTTAGCTAATATACTAAGTAATCATTTTAATTATACATTACTTAGAGAGATAGTTGAAGAAAACCCATTCCTTTCAAAATTTTATACAGATATAAAAGAGTATGCTTTACAAACAGAAGCATTTTTTCTTTTTAATAGAATAAAACAACTTGAGGATACAGAAAGACATATTTTAGAATCTGGAATTGGTGTGGTTAGTGATTATCATATCATTAAAAATTTAATATTTGCAGGCATAACACTTGATAATATGCAATTTTATAAATATAAACAAATGTATAATATTTTTATTAATGATTTACCCCAACCAGATATAATTGTTTATCTTAATTCAAAAACAGATGTTTTAATGAATAGGATAGCTATGCGTGATAGAAGCTTTGAAAGACAAATGGATAGAAACTATATTCATCAGTTAAGAAATGAATATAAGTATTATTTTGATCCATTATCTATAAAACATAATTTTGTAGGTAAAAAACCAATAGTTATTGAAATCGATAATTCTAATTTAGATTTCTTAAATAATGAAAATGATAGAAA is a window from the Paraclostridium sordellii genome containing:
- a CDS encoding DNA-3-methyladenine glycosylase family protein → MKIYEKDNKVILEGVSDFDPKHIFECGQCFRWKDQGDGSYTGVAKGRVINVSREGDTIYLKNTNLEDFNNIWKDYFDLDTDYSKIKNELRNMDEYLEKATEFGWGIRLLRQDPWEMIISFIISSNNRIPMIQKAIKNLSREYGTYIGSYEGEDYYDFPTPQQLSKASIEEIRACSTGFRDKYIKSTTEEVIKNNDDVYSYRNLSTEDCIKELLKFNGIGPKVGDCIALFGMQKYDTFPVDVWVKRVMQEFYVEDDMSLPKIRKYAIDKFGDLSGFAQQYLFYYARELGIGR
- a CDS encoding deoxynucleoside kinase is translated as MNNRGVFIAIEGPIGVGKTTLANILSNHFNYTLLREIVEENPFLSKFYTDIKEYALQTEAFFLFNRIKQLEDTERHILESGIGVVSDYHIIKNLIFAGITLDNMQFYKYKQMYNIFINDLPQPDIIVYLNSKTDVLMNRIAMRDRSFERQMDRNYIHQLRNEYKYYFDPLSIKHNFVGKKPIVIEIDNSNLDFLNNENDRKFLIEKVESAINSLGGQFNV